In one window of Gossypium hirsutum isolate 1008001.06 chromosome A01, Gossypium_hirsutum_v2.1, whole genome shotgun sequence DNA:
- the LOC107930472 gene encoding uncharacterized protein, with the protein MLGNASSAETSNPITPSVSSETSQEITHPFVCYRCPKRFTSTYALGGHQNAHKKERNEELRLYNERRLALSRQSTVPADGRAKTKRALAVLTNQSSTPSYGPMVQFLPVVPLPGFMCMYANPKSLVFVPAGFEYGRTRAGLNGKEVPYEGSHQENEKRHPYNRPLDIKPMAMKLYPNEERFFGPKTKEDNGCSKEYYSVSTTNNVGPHGEALINESREDDADQKSSKVEELDLTLRL; encoded by the coding sequence ATGCTAGGCAACGCTAGCTCTGCTGAGACCTCCAATCCAATCACACCATCAGTTTCTAGCGAAACCTCCCAAGAAATTACTCATCCATTTGTATGCTACCGCTGCCCTAAAAGGTTCACTTCAACGTATGCCTTGGGAGGTCACCAGAATGCGCACAAGAAGGAAAGGAATGAGGAGCTTAGGCTCTATAACGAGCGACGCCTCGCCTTGTCAAGGCAGTCGACAGTTCCAGCTGATGGTAGAGCCAAAACAAAAAGGGCGCTAGCAGTACTGACTAATCAGTCATCAACGCCGAGCTATGGCCCTATGGTGCAATTTCTGCCTGTGGTTCCACTTCCTGGTTTTATGTGCATGTATGCTAATCCAAAATCACTAGTGTTCGTGCCTGCTGGGTTCGAATATGGTCGAACAAGGGCTGGACTCAATGGCAAAGAAGTCCCATATGAGGGTTCTCATCAAGAAAACGAAAAGCGTCATCCTTATAACAGGCCTCTGGATATCAAACCAATGGCGATGAAGCTGTATCCGAATGAAGAAAGGTTTTTTGGGCCAAAAACTAAAGAAGATAATGGCTGTTCCAAGGAGTACTACTCGGTTTCAACAACAAACAATGTTGGTCCACATGGTGAAGCCTTAATCAATGAAAGTAGGGAAGATGATGCTGATCAGAAGAGTTCAAAGGTGGAGGAACTGGACTTGACTTTGAGGCTCtaa
- the LOC107930473 gene encoding uncharacterized protein: MRFTHSFGQNQVGFGQNQHVFNPNYAFGQNWTPARYYGGQHNVLEGHLPRLGPSRLNLVDAPYGPSRPFAPYNGVGAGNFNGHLNDCGPVSNCVQVRYPLSHDPVVGDGCDPSAPPIPWRMKPRARVYSGSDPCIGFPRVGDLYASDYSGYSGSHVNTAQVGSNGGDTDGYIPVPVGSASWYPDSGASNHVCRDASALQDSSPYFGKSSLLIGDGTPAPISSVGTCVLPTQSKLFWLSDVLCVPQIHKNLMSVTQFARDNNVYFEFHPTYCVTFRNKA, encoded by the coding sequence ATGAGATTCACTCATTCCTTCGGTCAAAATCAAGTTGGTTTTGGTCAAAATCAGCAtgtttttaatccaaattatgCTTTTGGTCAAAATTGGACTCCAGCTAGATATTATGGTGGGCAGCATAATGTTTTGGAAGGCCATTTGCCTAGGCTTGGGCCTAGTAGGCTGAATTTGGTTGATGCCCCTTATGGCCCTTCTAGGCCTTTTGCTCCTTATAATGGGGTTGGAGCTGGAAATTTCAATGGGCATTTAAATGATTGTGGGCCCGTTAGCAATTGTGTTCAAGTTAGGTATCCTTTGAGTCATGATCCGGTAGTTGGCGATGGGTGTGATCCTTCGGCTCCACCTATTCCTTGGAGAATGAAGCCGCGAGCTCGTGTTTATAGCGGTTCCGATCCGTGTATTGGTTTCCCTCGGGTTGGTGATTTATATGCGTCTGATTATTCGGGCTATTCTGGCTCACATGTCAATACTGCTCAGGTTGGTTCTAATGGTGGTGACACTGATGGATACATACCCGTACCTGTTGGGTCTGCTTCCTGGTACCCTGATTCGGGAGCTAGCAATCATGTCTGTCGAGATGCTTCAGCTCTTCAAGATTCTTCTCCGTATTTCGGTAAGTCCTCTCTTTTGATTGGTGACGGCACTCCCGCACCAATATCTTCTGTTGGTACTTGTGTTTTACCTACGCAGTCTAAATTATTTTGGTTATCTGATGTGTTGTGTGTCCCACAAATCCATAAAAATCTGATGTCTGTAACCCAGTTTGCTAGAGATAATAATGTGTATTTTGAGTTTCACCCCACATATTGTGTAACATTCCGAAATAAGGcataa